The proteins below come from a single Candidatus Aenigmatarchaeota archaeon genomic window:
- a CDS encoding elongation factor 1-beta, with protein sequence MGKAILCYEIMPESIESVDLVEEGLKKLNPGKIEKKPIAFGLSAFEVTFIIEDAEGAAGNTDEIETNLEKVEGVGSVKSMGVTLA encoded by the coding sequence ATGGGAAAAGCAATTCTTTGTTACGAAATAATGCCGGAAAGCATTGAGTCAGTTGACCTGGTGGAGGAAGGGCTCAAAAAGCTTAATCCCGGAAAAATCGAAAAAAAGCCGATTGCCTTCGGGCTCAGCGCATTTGAGGTGACCTTTATCATCGAGGATGCGGAAGGGGCTGCAGGCAACACCGACGAAATCGAGACAAACCTTGAGAAAGTAGAGGGAGTCGGCTCGGTGAAGAGCATGGGCGTAACCCTTGCTTAG
- the gatA gene encoding Asp-tRNA(Asn)/Glu-tRNA(Gln) amidotransferase subunit GatA translates to MDLKEYLENPNQGEVFEKIWKEVDRIQGKFGPFITVSRDEALSHCEKMGAKESFPGVPISVKDCLCTSGIRTTAGSRILETYVPPFDAHVVEKIKNFGYIIGKTAMDEFGFGTFSMNCAFGVPKNPLDPRRSCGGSSGGAACLTAALQNLPHVAMAESTGGSISCPASFCGVVGITPTYGRVSRYGMIDYASSLDKVGIIGKNCFEAAWGLSKIAGFDERDSTSINRKDEDYTSFLEKDPSKMRVGVPKEYFEGVNEEIKQEIWRQIKKLESAGIKYEEFSLASTKYALPSYYIIAMSEASTNLAKFCGIRYGSTLEIEGGYNEFFSKVRGKYFGLEAKRRCILGTFYRKSGYRDKYYLKALKVRAHLIKEFKSAFQKFDCIVTPTMPIVAPKFTDIAELTPAQHYAMDILTVGPNLCGVPHLSVPVGRSEGMPIGLHIIGDHLQEGKVFQLGSCIEKLN, encoded by the coding sequence ATGGACCTTAAGGAATATCTCGAAAACCCCAACCAGGGGGAAGTATTTGAAAAGATATGGAAGGAAGTTGACAGAATTCAGGGCAAATTCGGGCCCTTTATTACAGTTTCAAGAGACGAAGCGCTAAGCCACTGCGAGAAAATGGGCGCAAAGGAAAGCTTTCCAGGAGTCCCAATTTCCGTAAAGGACTGCCTCTGCACAAGCGGGATAAGGACGACCGCAGGGAGCAGGATACTTGAAACTTATGTCCCCCCATTTGACGCCCACGTGGTTGAAAAAATAAAGAACTTCGGTTACATCATAGGAAAGACCGCAATGGACGAGTTTGGCTTTGGCACTTTTTCCATGAACTGCGCTTTCGGCGTTCCCAAAAACCCGCTTGACCCCAGAAGAAGCTGCGGCGGCTCTTCGGGCGGCGCCGCATGCCTGACTGCAGCACTCCAGAACCTGCCACACGTTGCAATGGCAGAATCAACCGGCGGCTCCATATCCTGCCCCGCCTCTTTTTGCGGAGTGGTCGGAATAACACCCACATACGGAAGGGTTTCAAGATATGGAATGATAGACTACGCCTCTTCCCTCGACAAGGTCGGCATAATCGGCAAAAACTGCTTTGAGGCCGCATGGGGCCTATCGAAAATTGCCGGATTTGACGAAAGGGATTCCACCTCAATAAACCGAAAAGATGAGGATTATACGAGCTTTCTTGAAAAAGATCCCTCGAAAATGAGGGTGGGCGTTCCCAAAGAATATTTCGAGGGTGTCAATGAAGAGATTAAGCAGGAAATCTGGAGGCAGATAAAAAAGCTAGAGTCTGCCGGGATAAAGTACGAAGAGTTCTCCCTTGCTTCCACAAAGTATGCGCTTCCGTCATACTACATAATCGCGATGAGCGAGGCATCTACAAACCTTGCCAAGTTCTGCGGCATAAGGTACGGCTCAACCCTTGAGATTGAAGGAGGGTACAACGAGTTTTTCTCGAAAGTCCGCGGGAAGTACTTTGGGCTCGAGGCAAAAAGGAGGTGCATTCTTGGGACATTCTACAGGAAATCCGGCTACAGGGACAAGTATTACCTTAAAGCCCTGAAGGTCCGAGCACATTTGATAAAGGAATTCAAGTCTGCTTTCCAGAAGTTCGACTGCATCGTTACGCCCACAATGCCGATTGTCGCTCCCAAGTTCACAGACATCGCAGAGCTTACGCCTGCCCAGCACTACGCAATGGACATCCTGACTGTGGGGCCAAACCTTTGCGGAGTGCCTCACCTGTCCGTTCCTGTCGGCAGAAGCGAAGGAATGCCAATAGGGCTTCACATAATCGGCGACCATTTGCAGGAAGGAAAAGTTTTCCAGCTTGGAAGCTGCATAGAGAAGCTTAACTAG